From Melospiza melodia melodia isolate bMelMel2 chromosome 19, bMelMel2.pri, whole genome shotgun sequence, one genomic window encodes:
- the MYL9 gene encoding myosin regulatory light polypeptide 9 codes for MSSKRAKAKTTKKRPQRATSNVFAMFDQSQIQEFKEAFNMIDQNRDGFIDKEDLHDMLASMGKNPTDEYLEGMMSEAPGPINFTMFLTMFGEKLNGTDPEDVIRNAFACFDEEASGSIHEDHLRELLTTMGDRFTDEEVDEMYREAPIDKQGNFNYVEFTRILKHGAKDKDD; via the exons ATGTCCAGCAAACGTGCCAAGGCCAAGACCACCAAGAAGCGCCCCCAGCGCGCCACCTCCAACGTCTTCGCCATGTTTGACCAGTCCCAGATCCAGGAGTTCAAGGAGGCTTTCAACATGATCGACCAGAACAGAGATGGCTTCATTGACAAGGAGGATCTGCACGACATGCTGGCTTCCATGG GGAAGAACCCCACTGACGAGTACCTGGAGGGGATGATGAGCGAGGCGCCGGGGCCCATCAACTTCACCATGTTCCTCACCATGTTCGGCGAGAAGCTGAACGGCACCGACCCCGAGGACGTGATCCGCAACGCCTTCGCCTGCTTCGACGAGGAGGCCTCAG GCTCCATCCACGAGGACCACCTGCGTGAGCTGCTGACCACCATGGGGGACAGGTTCACCGACGAGGAGGTGGATGAGATGTACCGGGAGGCGCCCATCGACAAGCAGGGCAACTTCAACTACGTGGAGTTCACTCGCATCCTGAAGCACGGCGCCAAGGACAAGGACGATTAG